From the genome of Flavobacterium luteolum, one region includes:
- a CDS encoding GNAT family N-acetyltransferase, translated as MNIEILQSEIILENEKVLLIPFESKRNIELKEIIFDDEIWKYMGMYVRNDQDFENYIQNTLQQKAAGICYPFLIIDKATNTVAGSTRYGYLNYASQKCEIGWTWYGKEFQGTGLNQACKFELLNFGFEQIQFRRIQFSADLENIKSQKAIEKLGAVKEGVFRNNYVDSEGKSKTDVYFSIISEEWQDVKGQYFGEFA; from the coding sequence ATGAATATTGAAATTTTACAATCGGAGATTATTTTAGAAAACGAGAAAGTACTTTTAATTCCATTTGAAAGCAAAAGAAATATAGAACTTAAAGAAATCATTTTTGATGATGAAATCTGGAAATACATGGGAATGTATGTTCGAAATGATCAGGATTTTGAAAACTATATCCAGAATACTTTACAACAGAAAGCGGCAGGAATTTGTTATCCCTTCCTTATTATAGACAAAGCTACAAACACAGTTGCGGGAAGCACACGGTATGGCTATTTAAATTATGCGAGTCAGAAATGCGAAATTGGATGGACTTGGTACGGAAAAGAGTTTCAAGGAACGGGATTAAACCAAGCATGCAAATTTGAATTGCTGAATTTTGGTTTCGAACAAATTCAATTTAGAAGAATACAATTTAGTGCAGATCTTGAAAATATAAAATCACAAAAAGCAATTGAAAAGCTGGGCGCTGTAAAAGAAGGTGTTTTCAGAAACAATTATGTCGATTCTGAAGGAAAAAGTAAAACTGATGTTTATTTTAGTATTATTTCGGAGGAATGGCAGGATGTAAAAGGACAGTATTTTGGCGAATTTGCTTAA
- a CDS encoding helix-turn-helix domain-containing protein, whose protein sequence is MQLYSEHYVTQKTERFVNKVWCLDNSIGESLIENKLVLPNGCFNLAFITGNSIDVHTSKAKYEMNEGVYFCSQMTNKVLVNIHPKTKVTIIQLHTWTLSLFPKYDLSNFTDSIIKINSGELPFKVEIQSDIEVLLQTINAYFEALADSNQNVIEKICEIIRLREDEISISEIGKLLNSSQRLLQIKFKTATGLTIKKYIQILKFRKSVDQMLNADLEKMSLTEIALYNKYFDQSHFIRKFKDVTKTTPKMFNPDLYFLSQKR, encoded by the coding sequence ATGCAGTTATACTCAGAACATTACGTAACTCAAAAAACGGAAAGATTTGTCAATAAAGTTTGGTGTCTAGATAATAGCATTGGCGAAAGCTTGATTGAAAACAAACTCGTTCTTCCAAACGGATGTTTCAATCTTGCTTTTATAACTGGAAATTCTATTGATGTTCATACAAGTAAGGCAAAATATGAAATGAACGAAGGCGTTTACTTTTGCTCGCAAATGACAAACAAAGTTTTGGTAAACATACATCCAAAAACAAAAGTTACTATAATCCAGCTTCATACTTGGACGCTTTCTCTGTTTCCTAAATACGATTTGAGCAATTTTACAGATTCGATTATTAAAATTAATTCAGGTGAATTGCCTTTTAAAGTGGAGATTCAATCTGATATTGAAGTACTATTACAAACAATTAATGCTTATTTTGAAGCATTAGCAGATTCAAATCAAAATGTAATTGAAAAAATCTGTGAAATTATACGACTTCGCGAAGATGAAATTTCGATCTCAGAAATCGGAAAATTGTTGAATTCTTCGCAGCGATTACTTCAAATAAAATTTAAAACGGCGACTGGACTTACGATTAAAAAATACATTCAGATTTTAAAATTCAGAAAATCAGTCGATCAAATGCTGAATGCCGATTTAGAGAAAATGAGTTTAACCGAAATTGCACTTTATAATAAATACTTCGATCAATCGCATTTTATCAGAAAGTTTAAAGATGTGACTAAAACAACTCCTAAAATGTTCAATCCTGATTTGTATTTTCTTTCGCAAAAAAGATAA
- a CDS encoding serine hydrolase gives MIFSQEEKTSALYKTIMSKDSLLFDIGFNTCDIKQFENLYTEDFEFYHDKDSVSDKARFLKTFKSGICSPTRKYNYRRELIPGSTEIYPLFKNDILYGAIQMGTHRFYETSAGNPEQAGSFAKFTHLWLLKNKEWKLARSLSYNHQITSSTVGLPDLFDNDQVTEKWLKENNVPALGIGIITDGKLKQIKVFGELKKGVSAPYNTIWNVASLTKPVTAITVLKLVSAGKWDLDEPLYKYWIDPDIAKDPNLKLLTTRIVLSHQTGFPNWRSFNESKKLDFKFKPGTQYQYSGEGFEYLRKALEKKFHKTLDQLASELVFEPLKMTDSQLIWNDKIDLSRYAVNYDKNGNAYEPTKNKSANAADDLLTTIEDYGKFLSSIMNNEGLSKKVSEDMISHQVQTKKNKYFGLGFEIYDLGNGNYALSHGGADQGVQTIFVLLPKTKQGLVIFTNVDDGYKVYENIVVHYLGENGQKIVEIETK, from the coding sequence ATGATTTTTTCTCAAGAAGAAAAAACCTCTGCTTTGTATAAAACCATTATGTCAAAAGACAGTCTTTTATTTGATATTGGTTTTAATACTTGCGATATAAAACAATTCGAAAATTTATATACTGAAGATTTCGAGTTTTACCATGACAAAGACAGTGTTTCGGATAAAGCGAGATTTCTTAAGACTTTCAAAAGTGGCATTTGTTCTCCAACTAGAAAATACAATTACCGCAGGGAACTAATTCCTGGGAGTACCGAAATTTATCCATTATTTAAAAATGACATTTTATATGGCGCGATTCAAATGGGAACGCATCGCTTTTATGAAACTTCTGCTGGCAATCCTGAACAAGCAGGAAGCTTTGCCAAATTCACGCATCTTTGGCTCTTAAAAAATAAAGAGTGGAAATTGGCAAGATCGCTAAGCTACAATCATCAGATTACTAGTTCTACGGTAGGCTTACCTGATCTTTTTGACAATGATCAAGTAACGGAAAAATGGCTAAAAGAAAATAATGTTCCTGCTTTAGGAATTGGAATTATTACAGATGGAAAACTAAAACAGATTAAAGTTTTTGGCGAACTTAAAAAAGGCGTTTCAGCACCTTACAATACCATTTGGAATGTCGCTTCGTTGACAAAACCCGTGACTGCTATTACTGTTCTGAAATTAGTAAGTGCTGGAAAATGGGATTTAGACGAACCACTTTATAAATACTGGATTGATCCTGATATTGCAAAAGATCCTAATTTAAAATTACTGACCACGAGAATTGTTTTGAGTCATCAAACGGGTTTTCCAAATTGGAGATCTTTTAATGAATCTAAAAAATTAGATTTCAAATTCAAACCTGGAACACAATACCAGTATTCTGGAGAAGGTTTTGAATATCTGCGAAAGGCGCTGGAGAAAAAATTTCATAAAACATTGGATCAATTGGCTTCAGAATTAGTTTTTGAACCTTTAAAAATGACCGATTCCCAATTAATTTGGAATGATAAAATAGACCTTTCGAGATACGCCGTCAATTATGACAAAAACGGCAATGCTTATGAACCAACAAAAAATAAATCTGCAAATGCAGCAGACGATTTATTGACCACGATTGAAGATTATGGCAAATTTTTATCGAGCATCATGAACAACGAAGGATTAAGCAAAAAAGTTTCTGAAGACATGATTTCGCATCAAGTTCAGACCAAGAAGAATAAATATTTTGGTCTAGGTTTCGAAATTTACGATTTAGGAAATGGAAATTATGCTTTGTCTCATGGCGGTGCAGATCAAGGTGTCCAAACCATTTTTGTTTTGCTTCCAAAAACCAAACAAGGTTTAGTCATTTTTACCAATGTTGATGACGGTTATAAAGTTTACGAAAATATCGTGGTGCATTACTTAGGAGAAAATGGTCAGAAAATAGTTGAGATCGAAACAAAATAA